One genomic region from Chthonomonas calidirosea T49 encodes:
- a CDS encoding TolC family protein, with the protein MNTFASLGRPYNDSVLVFPKIYADGKEQDTAMYASICRYTLLPALFASSLSLATCVAAGQTNPTNNSQSIQTPAEKRYGIPPNPTIGAQPSLDLSQPLTLDRAIQIALQRQNTIAIAAAQRDSSRAQVVAARSSYFPQITPSFQYQTNLTPIESSAFGAGGPTSHSFSSETRTEAIVAKQLIWDGGIREATVQQARNTLFADEYNLGNTRQDVILNVTQSYYALLRDRALVKVQQTNVQLAQTTLESIQEQVRVGNAAPADTLQAQSNLANAKVSLLQAQAVVYDDEAQLKNAMGVVTSQPLVLADQSLPQPDPTPDPHSVDYYTQLAYQNRLDIKQQQAAIDAQTDLLRIARLQAGINVNASVTEGYQFDPVSGEERVFSVSLSYPLFDAGLSRSKVRENEALLTQLERQLDLIEQNIRLNIEQDYRNREVARQQVVAADAAVQAGQTNYDAALAKQQNGLINVLDVINAQLQLVTAQQQQVNALYSYYIANARLLRDIGMNDPEWHPDVPAAVQKQFSANATPSEATDKQQAASLLRDPLLDARRP; encoded by the coding sequence GTGAATACTTTCGCCTCGCTCGGTCGTCCATATAACGATAGCGTTCTCGTTTTTCCAAAAATCTATGCCGACGGAAAGGAACAGGATACCGCAATGTACGCTTCCATCTGCCGCTATACGCTGCTACCGGCTCTCTTCGCCTCCTCTCTCAGCTTGGCAACATGCGTGGCTGCAGGTCAAACAAACCCTACGAATAATTCCCAATCTATTCAAACTCCCGCAGAAAAACGCTACGGCATACCTCCAAACCCAACCATCGGAGCCCAACCTAGCCTCGATCTCTCCCAACCGCTTACCCTCGATAGGGCCATTCAAATCGCTCTCCAACGCCAGAATACCATCGCCATCGCCGCCGCTCAACGCGACTCAAGCCGCGCTCAAGTGGTGGCTGCACGCTCTTCCTACTTCCCACAAATTACGCCGAGCTTTCAATATCAGACGAATCTCACTCCCATCGAAAGCAGTGCCTTCGGAGCAGGAGGCCCCACAAGCCACTCGTTCTCAAGTGAAACACGTACAGAGGCCATCGTCGCAAAACAGCTGATCTGGGATGGGGGAATTCGTGAGGCCACCGTCCAACAGGCCCGCAATACCCTGTTCGCCGATGAATATAACCTCGGCAATACCCGCCAAGATGTCATCCTGAACGTTACCCAAAGCTACTATGCGCTCCTGCGCGATCGCGCTCTCGTGAAAGTGCAACAGACCAACGTCCAGCTCGCTCAAACCACTCTCGAATCCATTCAGGAACAGGTGCGCGTGGGCAATGCTGCCCCAGCCGATACCCTCCAAGCACAGTCCAATCTTGCCAACGCGAAGGTGTCCCTTCTACAAGCGCAAGCCGTCGTCTACGACGATGAGGCCCAATTGAAAAATGCGATGGGTGTGGTTACCTCCCAACCGCTCGTTCTTGCCGATCAATCCCTTCCGCAACCTGACCCCACACCCGATCCCCACTCCGTTGACTACTATACTCAGCTTGCCTACCAAAACCGTCTCGACATCAAGCAACAGCAGGCCGCCATAGATGCCCAGACCGATCTCCTCCGCATCGCACGCCTCCAAGCGGGCATCAACGTCAACGCCTCCGTCACCGAGGGATATCAGTTCGATCCCGTTTCCGGGGAAGAGCGCGTCTTCTCTGTCTCCCTCTCCTATCCTCTCTTCGATGCGGGGCTTTCCCGCTCAAAAGTGCGCGAAAACGAGGCGCTGCTTACCCAGCTCGAACGCCAGCTCGACCTGATTGAACAGAACATACGTCTTAACATCGAACAAGACTACCGCAACCGTGAGGTGGCTCGACAACAGGTGGTCGCCGCGGATGCCGCCGTACAGGCCGGCCAAACCAACTACGATGCCGCCCTCGCTAAACAGCAAAACGGGCTTATCAACGTGCTTGACGTGATCAACGCCCAACTGCAGCTCGTAACCGCTCAACAGCAACAGGTAAACGCCCTCTACAGCTACTACATCGCCAACGCACGGCTGCTGCGCGACATCGGAATGAACGACCCCGAATGGCACCCAGACGTTCCTGCCGCCGTGCAAAAACAGTTCTCCGCCAATGCAACGCCGTCGGAGGCCACCGATAAGCAGCAAGCCGCCTCGCTTCTACGCGATCCTCTGCTAGACGCACGGAGACCCTAA
- a CDS encoding tetratricopeptide repeat protein, with amino-acid sequence MKKPMGVLIITLPALFSSGCTPIGLSSKHASSPEVARISSKELQTFKPPLPVRTPEAPAPPTLQDFHKAYQQLQQHPKDPTALMRYGEMALAVGKVAEGVRALLKAARVAPHAQAPFVLLARLYQDAGYTDLEIEALRHLVSLKAKDPNVYLRLMEIYLELHWLELIPPILQTVKRLTPHNPNVSFLEARYLFETGHTQKAIRILQHLFAQHPQDEDIAFYLTSYLTAAEQLPEAEQTIRVALQHSPTSARLQLLLAYTLERIGDPKSFPEALALSKNALQTVLAQKRSDLVAEAYYREGKAYLLMGQTQDALTAFQQSYQTNPAFEDVAFQLGRLKVREGDRAGGTKLIHFYETIKNNSISYGTARDLVNSHFADPVSHLRMAKWYMRLGIYNDAVVEYKEALRLRPSDKRALEGLKGALLAMGRRTEAHQIALRGG; translated from the coding sequence ATGAAGAAGCCGATGGGAGTGTTAATCATCACTCTTCCCGCTCTATTTTCCTCAGGATGCACTCCTATCGGCCTCTCCTCTAAACATGCATCTTCTCCAGAGGTAGCACGTATTTCGTCAAAGGAGCTCCAAACTTTTAAACCCCCTCTGCCGGTTCGTACCCCTGAAGCTCCTGCTCCACCGACGCTACAAGACTTCCACAAGGCCTACCAGCAGCTACAGCAACACCCTAAAGACCCCACGGCGCTTATGCGTTATGGAGAGATGGCGCTCGCAGTAGGGAAAGTTGCTGAGGGAGTTCGTGCACTTCTCAAGGCCGCCCGCGTAGCTCCTCATGCACAGGCGCCTTTCGTTTTGCTCGCTAGGCTCTATCAGGATGCCGGATATACCGACCTGGAGATAGAGGCATTACGTCACCTCGTGAGCTTAAAGGCTAAAGACCCCAATGTTTATCTCCGGCTGATGGAAATCTACCTAGAGCTTCATTGGCTTGAGTTGATTCCACCGATTCTGCAAACCGTCAAGAGGCTGACGCCCCATAATCCCAATGTCTCTTTTTTGGAGGCACGTTACCTTTTTGAAACCGGTCATACCCAAAAGGCTATTCGAATTCTGCAACATCTGTTCGCTCAGCATCCTCAAGATGAGGACATCGCTTTTTACCTAACTTCCTATCTTACCGCTGCGGAACAGCTTCCCGAAGCAGAACAGACCATTCGTGTTGCCCTTCAGCACAGCCCAACGAGCGCACGTCTTCAATTACTCTTGGCCTACACCTTAGAGCGCATTGGAGACCCGAAATCTTTTCCGGAGGCGCTTGCGCTGTCGAAAAATGCCCTTCAAACCGTCTTAGCCCAGAAGCGCTCTGATCTTGTGGCTGAGGCCTACTATCGTGAGGGGAAAGCCTATCTATTGATGGGACAAACGCAGGATGCCTTAACGGCTTTTCAACAGTCCTACCAGACGAATCCAGCGTTCGAGGATGTGGCTTTTCAGTTAGGACGTTTGAAGGTGCGTGAGGGCGATAGGGCGGGAGGGACGAAGTTGATTCACTTCTATGAGACCATCAAGAATAACTCGATAAGCTACGGGACTGCACGTGATCTTGTCAATAGCCATTTTGCCGATCCCGTGTCGCATCTGCGGATGGCGAAGTGGTACATGCGGCTCGGCATCTACAACGATGCGGTTGTAGAATACAAAGAGGCTTTGCGCTTGCGCCCAAGCGATAAGAGAGCCCTTGAGGGACTGAAAGGGGCACTGCTGGCCATGGGAAGGCGCACGGAGGCGCATCAGATCGCTTTGCGGGGAGGATAG
- a CDS encoding DUF1559 domain-containing protein has protein sequence MKKAFTLIELLVVIAIIAILAAILFPVFAQAREKARQASCTSNLKQLSLAFMMYTQDYDEFFPYWSWWYSSTQGGCPRSDNPSACGHFESVWFNSIYPYIKNSQLFTCPSTNDHSTITQNGIWAWITSGQTPIQVGITPAMANATISYAMSEPLEDGNVCNQGTSGCSQAALPKPAQTLLVADCIIGLTTGWTPSSDPNDPTHHYIISRVAYPNAPADCWSNTATCGAAQDDIGDYRPDISQYASLFDQQARHSEGDVIGFADGHVKWMRARQITFDLFNGGLQ, from the coding sequence ATGAAAAAAGCGTTTACACTAATTGAACTTCTCGTAGTTATCGCGATTATCGCGATACTTGCGGCGATCCTATTCCCGGTGTTCGCCCAGGCGCGAGAAAAGGCACGGCAGGCGAGCTGCACATCCAACCTTAAGCAGCTCAGTCTTGCGTTTATGATGTACACGCAGGACTATGATGAATTCTTCCCCTACTGGAGCTGGTGGTATTCTTCGACACAGGGTGGATGTCCGCGATCCGATAACCCCTCGGCGTGTGGCCACTTCGAATCGGTTTGGTTTAACTCCATCTATCCCTATATCAAAAATTCTCAGCTCTTTACGTGTCCAAGCACGAATGATCACTCTACAATTACCCAAAATGGGATATGGGCTTGGATAACAAGCGGTCAAACTCCCATTCAGGTGGGCATTACGCCTGCCATGGCCAACGCCACCATTAGCTATGCGATGAGTGAGCCGCTAGAGGATGGCAATGTATGCAATCAGGGGACTAGCGGCTGCTCACAGGCCGCCTTGCCAAAACCGGCGCAGACCCTGCTGGTGGCTGATTGTATCATCGGCTTAACGACAGGATGGACACCATCTTCGGATCCCAACGATCCAACTCACCACTACATCATCTCTCGTGTCGCCTATCCGAATGCTCCTGCCGACTGTTGGAGCAATACGGCCACGTGTGGTGCGGCTCAAGACGATATTGGTGATTATCGCCCAGATATCTCCCAATATGCGAGCCTGTTCGATCAGCAAGCGCGCCATTCTGAGGGAGATGTCATCGGATTCGCCGATGGCCATGTAAAATGGATGCGTGCTCGCCAGATCACTTTCGATCTGTTTAACGGTGGGCTACAGTAG
- a CDS encoding YifB family Mg chelatase-like AAA ATPase produces MLARVLSSTILGIDAHEIYVEVDVSPGMPSTTIVGLPDTAVNESKERVRTALKNSGFQFPYDKRVTINLAPADIRKTGPSFDLPIAVGLLVATGQLPADHIEGAQIVGELSLDGNVRPVSGVLPIAIGARAHGRKRFYVPKENAREAAVVADIAVYPIGSLHEMALALTMPERAAPMPYDPTLLHPDTPQFIHDFADVKGHGHVKRALEVAAAGGHNVLLIGPPGSGKTMMARRLPSILPPLSVDEALEVTKLYSVAGLLTAELALINTRPFRSPHHTVSTAALVGGGTIPRPGEVSLAHHGVLFLDELPEFARDALEVLRQPLEDGVVQISRVNASYAYPADFTLVAAMNPCPCGYFGDIFRQCTCQPSSVQKYLKRVSGPLLDRIDLHVEVPRLSEEELLTAHTGETSEAIRERVCRARRIQSQRFAQPLPQNAKPPSGEKATPPEPPTRRIYCNAQMGPRELRAYCPLRPEVKTLLRAAIQQLGLSARAYDRLLKVARTIADLCGSEEVQTAHVAEAIQYRSLDRKFWSG; encoded by the coding sequence ATGTTGGCTCGCGTGCTCTCTAGCACCATCCTCGGAATCGATGCCCATGAGATCTACGTTGAGGTAGACGTCAGCCCCGGAATGCCCTCCACCACCATCGTCGGTCTGCCGGATACCGCCGTCAATGAGAGTAAAGAGCGGGTGCGCACGGCGCTAAAAAACTCCGGTTTTCAGTTTCCCTACGACAAACGCGTCACCATTAACCTTGCCCCTGCCGACATTCGCAAAACCGGGCCCAGCTTCGACCTACCTATTGCTGTCGGACTTCTCGTCGCCACAGGGCAGCTCCCAGCAGACCACATTGAGGGCGCTCAAATCGTGGGGGAGCTCTCCCTCGATGGCAACGTACGCCCTGTAAGTGGGGTGCTTCCGATCGCCATCGGGGCCAGAGCCCACGGTCGAAAGCGTTTCTACGTGCCCAAAGAGAACGCCCGTGAGGCCGCCGTCGTGGCCGATATCGCCGTCTATCCTATCGGCAGCCTTCATGAAATGGCCCTTGCCCTCACTATGCCCGAGCGGGCCGCCCCTATGCCCTACGACCCCACGCTCCTCCATCCCGATACGCCCCAATTCATCCACGACTTCGCCGATGTCAAAGGCCATGGTCATGTCAAACGCGCTCTTGAAGTCGCCGCGGCCGGCGGACACAACGTTCTGCTTATCGGCCCTCCCGGCAGCGGCAAAACCATGATGGCGCGCCGTCTTCCCTCCATTTTGCCCCCGCTCTCCGTGGACGAGGCCCTCGAAGTCACCAAACTCTACTCCGTGGCTGGCCTCCTCACCGCCGAGTTGGCGCTCATCAACACACGCCCCTTTCGATCGCCCCACCACACGGTCTCGACCGCTGCCCTCGTGGGCGGCGGCACCATCCCCCGCCCAGGCGAGGTAAGCCTTGCACACCACGGGGTCCTCTTCCTCGACGAGCTGCCCGAATTTGCACGCGATGCGCTTGAGGTGCTGCGTCAGCCTCTCGAAGATGGCGTTGTGCAGATCTCCCGCGTGAACGCCTCCTACGCCTATCCCGCCGATTTCACCCTCGTTGCCGCCATGAACCCCTGTCCCTGCGGCTACTTCGGCGATATCTTTCGCCAATGTACCTGCCAACCTAGCAGCGTGCAAAAGTACCTGAAAAGGGTCTCCGGCCCCCTGTTGGATCGTATTGACCTCCATGTAGAGGTGCCCCGCCTCTCCGAAGAGGAGCTGCTTACCGCCCACACCGGCGAGACCTCGGAAGCCATCCGCGAGCGCGTGTGTCGCGCTCGCCGCATCCAGTCTCAACGCTTTGCCCAACCTCTACCGCAAAACGCAAAACCCCCCTCCGGTGAGAAAGCAACGCCCCCCGAACCTCCTACCCGACGTATCTACTGCAACGCCCAAATGGGGCCGCGAGAGCTACGCGCCTACTGCCCCCTCCGACCGGAGGTGAAAACGCTTCTACGCGCCGCCATCCAACAACTCGGCCTCTCCGCCCGTGCCTACGACCGCCTGCTGAAAGTGGCGCGCACCATCGCCGATCTCTGTGGCTCCGAAGAGGTCCAGACCGCCCACGTGGCCGAAGCTATCCAGTATCGCAGCCTCGACCGAAAATTTTGGAGCGGCTAG
- a CDS encoding glycerophosphodiester phosphodiesterase, producing the protein MGCIGVGHRGFPYAFPANTLRSFQEAAKLGCRMVECDVRQAADGTLVLAHDPEVRDVRGHVYKIAEQTAGALAKIDLGAGEGVPRLEELVAWARGRVAVMADMKCEGGDIEEKVVVALSPLGSEEKIVAGAGTASRARFRQLDPTLPLSLTLSRREETLLQAKAFSEWIAELDTPIVTWEFPLLTPERIEVLRAYGKRIYVWTVDEEALMGHFYALVDGIITNRADRLKT; encoded by the coding sequence GTGGGATGTATCGGAGTGGGGCATCGTGGTTTCCCTTATGCTTTTCCAGCAAACACCTTGCGCAGTTTCCAGGAGGCGGCGAAGTTAGGCTGTCGGATGGTGGAGTGCGACGTGCGTCAGGCGGCGGATGGTACTCTGGTACTAGCGCACGATCCGGAGGTAAGGGATGTGCGCGGGCATGTTTATAAGATCGCCGAGCAGACGGCGGGGGCGCTTGCCAAGATAGATTTAGGGGCGGGCGAGGGGGTACCACGCCTAGAGGAGTTGGTTGCATGGGCGCGAGGCCGCGTGGCGGTAATGGCCGACATGAAGTGTGAGGGGGGCGATATAGAGGAGAAGGTGGTCGTTGCGCTGTCGCCGCTCGGCTCGGAAGAGAAGATCGTGGCGGGTGCTGGAACGGCAAGTCGCGCTCGTTTTCGCCAACTCGATCCCACCTTACCGCTTTCGTTGACCCTCAGCCGTCGTGAGGAGACCCTTTTACAGGCGAAAGCCTTTTCAGAGTGGATTGCGGAATTAGATACGCCCATCGTCACCTGGGAGTTTCCGTTACTGACGCCGGAGCGCATCGAGGTATTGCGGGCATATGGGAAGCGCATCTACGTTTGGACGGTAGATGAGGAGGCTTTGATGGGGCATTTTTATGCGCTTGTGGATGGGATCATCACGAATCGAGCGGATAGATTAAAAACATGA
- a CDS encoding MarR family winged helix-turn-helix transcriptional regulator produces MKKTNNAKTRCCEHTDLPLERALIRVVRATLFAQPPQPEMDALPMAQMRLLWMVYHMPQATMKEFSEKLEVSQSTVTQLAERLIRRGLILRFHDSKDRRLVRLSLSEQGHRLLEESMAQVHATLQEIWNRLGEEDRPKVMEGLEILGRVAEQFRIEQGRSPLTWREESLAQPPETSDPIAQPMVDLMARRIRGNIRES; encoded by the coding sequence ATGAAAAAAACTAACAACGCAAAAACGAGGTGCTGTGAACATACCGACCTGCCCCTTGAACGTGCCCTCATCCGCGTGGTAAGAGCCACCCTGTTTGCTCAACCGCCTCAACCGGAGATGGACGCTCTCCCCATGGCTCAAATGCGCCTCCTCTGGATGGTCTACCATATGCCGCAAGCAACCATGAAGGAGTTCAGTGAAAAACTGGAGGTCTCTCAGTCCACCGTTACCCAACTTGCCGAACGCCTGATCCGCCGTGGCCTTATTCTGCGCTTCCACGACAGCAAAGACCGACGGCTCGTGCGGCTTTCTCTGAGTGAACAAGGGCACCGTCTCCTCGAAGAATCGATGGCACAAGTGCACGCTACCCTGCAAGAGATATGGAATCGACTAGGAGAAGAGGATCGCCCTAAGGTGATGGAAGGCCTCGAAATCTTAGGCCGAGTGGCCGAACAGTTTCGCATCGAGCAAGGGCGCTCTCCTCTTACATGGCGTGAGGAGAGCCTCGCTCAACCCCCCGAAACCTCCGATCCGATCGCTCAACCCATGGTAGACCTCATGGCGCGACGCATTCGCGGAAATATTAGGGAATCCTAA